The Flavobacterium johnsoniae genomic sequence CAATTCCTTTTGCCTTCCAGCCTTCTTTTTCAATGGTGTCATTGAGTTTTTTTACGGCTTTTTCAGTATTTTGAGCTAATTCTTTTTCAGTGTTTTGGGCTTGAACAAAAGTAAGATTTGCTAAAACGAAGAGTAATAAAAAGATCTTTCTCATGGTATCTAGTTTAAGTGTGTAATCAAATATACTAAAAACCAATCGAAAGATAAAGGTTGATTGCGTGTTATTGCAGGTTATTTCTTAGATTCTTTGTATAAAGGTACTGCAGAACATGCTTCGCCATACATAATGCTTCTTGCAAAGGGCTGCAAATAAGTAGTGGCTAATATGTAGGCGCGCATTGGAACAGGTTTTCTAGAACAGCCTTTTACAATTACCGGTTTGTTCTGATAAACCGAATAATCTATTTTACTTAAGATTTCTTCGTATAAGCTTCCGTCTAAATCTTCGATTGTTCCGTTAACAACTTTTTTTGCAAAAGGAGCTAAATGAACGCTTACTAAAATTAACGCCCAAGCTGGAATAATGGCGTCTGTACTGCAATGTACAGCGACATATTGATCTTGATATTGCGACCAGTCATGATTTTTAAGATGTTCTCTAAAGTCTTTTTCTTTTAATAAAAATCCTTCTAAAAGCCATTGCGAAATGTCAATCTGCACACGCATTCCTTTTGGATAATAATCCTCTAAATCAAAAACTTCTAAAGCACTATTGGCAACTTTGTTGATGATTTCTTCCATGTGAAAAGTTAGTTTCAAGTTTCAGGTTTCACGTTTCAAGTTGTGTAACCTGAAACGTGAAACCTGAAACCTGAAACAAATATTAAAGCATTCCTAATTCTAACTTAGCTTCTTCGCTCATTAAATCTTTGCTCCAAGGCGGGTCAAAAGTAATTTCTACTTCAACATCTTTAATGTGTTCGATTGTTTTTACCTTTTCTTCAACTTCTCTTGGTAAACTTTCTGCAACTGGGCAGTTTGGCGAAGTAAGTGTCATAAGGATTTTTACTTCGTAATCTGTGTTTACCATTACGTCGTAAATTAATCCTAACTCATAAATATCTACAGGAATCTCAGGATCGTAAATGCCTTTAAGGATTCTTACGATTGATTCTCCTAATTCGTTTGTGTCTATTTCTTGTTCCATTTTTGTTTTTGTTTTTACCATTAAGATATTAAGAAAATTAAGTTTTGCAATACGCTTAATTCTCTTATAACTACCAAGAAAATTAAGCTTAGTACTTTATGAACCTTAATGCCTTAATGGTTTAAAATTTTTTAATTTTTGTTTTTTGCATCAAAAGCCAAAGCATACATTTTGATGTTTTTTATCATCGAAACCAAACCGTTGGCGCGCGTTGCAGATAAATGCTCTTTTAAACCAATTTCGTCTATAAAATCAGTATCGGCTTCTAGAATATCTTTTGCTTTTTGATTGGAGAAAGCACGAATTAAAATTGCAATTATTCCCTTTGTCAAAATAGCATCGCTGTCTGCTGTAAAAACGATTTTATCATCGTTTTGTTCGCCTTGCAACCAAACTTTAGATTGGCAGCCTTTGATTAAATTATCGTCGGTTTTGTATTCTTCTTTAATTAACGGAAGACTTTTTCCTAATTCGATAATGTATTCATAACGCTGCATCCAGTCGTCGAACATTGAAAATTCGTCTATTATCTCGTCTTGTATTTCTTTTATTGTCATAATTATTCTTTAGAAAAATCAACTAATAAATTTACTAGTTTTTCGATTTCTTTTGGCGGAAAACCATTGTCAAAACCTGAAGTTTCGTAGGTTTTTCCATCTTTAGTTATTTTTAAATTTCCTATTGCGGCACCGTCATAAGTACGTTTGTCGGTTGGCGCTTTTAAGGAAGAAAGACTTTCTAAATTTATTTTTGAATAGGCATCAACAATTTTATTCCATTTTGCATCATCAATATTGCTTTTAACAGCTTCTGCGTTGCGTTCTTTAACAACAGAAACCGATTTATTTTGCACTACAATACTTTTGTAATAGCCTCTCGACATTGCAGAATATTCAATTTGTGTAGATTTCATATCTGCTTTTTTTTGACTGCAGCATCCCGTAGCAATAAAAAGTGTCAGGAGCAATAATGATACTATTCGCATATATTTTTTTTTTTAGCTTAACATAGTTTGTGCTTTTTTAACAGCATCAACCATGGCATCGATTTCTTCTTTTGTATTATAGAAAGAGAAAGAAGCGCGAATTGTTCCCGGAATACAGAAGAAATTCATAATTGGCTGTGCACAGTGATGTCCTGTTCTAACCGCAATTCCTAATTTATCTATAATAGAACCAACATCATAAGGATGAATTCCATCAATATTAAACGAAACTACAGAAGCTTTATTTTTGGTGTTTCCGTAAATTCGGATACCTTCAATTTCGTTAAGACGTTTTGTAGCATGTTCTAAAAGTTCATTTTCATATTCATGAATTTTATCAAAACCGATCTCGTTTAAATAATCAATGGCAGTTCCTAAAACAATTCCGCCAGCAATATTTGGCGTTCCAGCTTCAAATTTATGAGGCAGATCTGCGTACGTTGTTTTTTCGAAAGTAACTTCTTTAATCATTTCGCCACCGCCTTGGTAAGGAGGAAGTTTGTTTAACCATTCTTCTTTTCCGTAAAGAATTCCAGTTCCGGTTGGACCGCACATTTTATGACCAGAAAAAGCATAAAAATCGCAGTCTAATTCCTGAACATTTGGTTTTAAATGCGGAACAGCCTGTGCGCCGTCAATTAAAACTGCAGCGCCAACAGCGTGTGCTTTATCAATAATATATTTTATTGGATTGATTACACCCAATGCGTTTGAAATATGATTTACGGTAACGATTTTTGTTTTGTCTGAAAGCAATTTGTCAAATTCCTCAATGATTAATTCTCCATTTTCATTGATTGGGATAACTTTTAAAACAGCGCCCGTTTTTTCGCATAACATCTGCCAAGGCACAATATTACTGTGATGTTCCAATGAAGAAACTACAACTTCGTCACCAGGTTTTAAAATCGAAGCAAAACCGTTTGAAACTAAGTTAATTCCGTGCGTTGTTCCCGAAGTAAAAAGAACTTCATGAGCATGTTTTGCGTTGATATGGTCTTTTACTTTTCCGCGAGAAATTTCGTAAGCGTCAGTTGCTAACTGGCTTAAAGTGTGAACGCCACGGTGAATATTGGCGTTGATTTCGTTATAATATTTTACTTCAGCATCAATTACAACTTGTGGTTTTTGCGAAGTAGCTCCGTTGTCGAAATATACTAATGGCTTTCCGTTTACAGTTTGTGAAAGTATCGGGAAATCAGCTCTTATTTTTTGAATATCTAGCATGTCTTATTTAGAAAAAATCTATCTACAAAAGTACTAAAACTAAATTTGTTTATACAGCAATTCTATAATTTCCTTTTATGATGCCATTGATTAAAGGCTTAAATGCTGATTTTATAAAAATCAGTTCGCTTTTCTGAATTATCTGAAATAGATTTATAATTTGAGTCTTAATATCGTGAACATAAATTATTTATATTGCAATAAAAATAACTAAATCATCATGAAAAAATTTCTCAAAGTACTTTTGCTTGTTGTGGTTCTTGCTTTTTTGTATTTCGGATTTACAACTTATCCAAAACTTGATTTGATTTCTGGCTTTTCGGCCAAAAGTGTCGCGTCGGGTCATTTTATAGATAACCGCTCTTTGGATTTAATTCAAAAAACCGACAATGATATCGATATGATTGATTTGGCGAAGAACTCAATTGATGATGCTGGAAAATTTGCTGTTTCATCTGTTTACGGATTGAAAGAAAGAAAAGCAATTTATCGCGAAGGTTTAGGTGCAACTTTGATTAATGATAATTTTGATATTTCAAAACCATATTTACTTCCAAAAAGAACAAAACTAGAAAACAATCTTCCTTTTCCATACGGAAATAATGAACCAAAAGATTCTGCTTTCGTAAATGTTGATTATTCAGAACTAAAAAAAGCTGTCGAAAATGCTTTTGACAAAACAGGCGGAAGAATTAAAAGAACTCGTGCTGTTGTAGTTTTATATAAAGATCATTTAATTGCCGAAAAATACGATACAGGTTTTAATAAGGACAGTAAAATTTTAGGATGGTCAATGACTAAAAGTATTACCAGTTCTGCTTTTGGAGTTTTGACAAAACAAGGAAAAATTGATATTTATAAACCTGCTCCAGTTGCAGAATGGAAAAATGACGAACGTAAAAATATTACACTTAATGATTTGCTTCATATGAATTCTGGTTTAGAATGGGAAGAGAATTACAGCACAATCTGCGACGCCACAAAAATGCTTTTTCAAGCTGAAGATATGGGGAAAGTGCAGTTGGAAAAACCAGCTCAATTTAAACCCAACACACATTGGAATTATTCATCAGGAACGACTAATTTATTGTCTTTAATTTTGAGAAGACAATTTAAAACCCAACAAGAATATCTTGATTTTTGGTACAGCGCCGTAATCGACAAAATCGGAATGAACTCAATGATTGTCGAGCAGGATATGTCGGGAACTTTTGTAGGTTCCTCTTACGGATGGGCAACGCCAAGAGACTGGTCAAAATTCGGATTATTATATCTTCATAAAGGAAACTGGAACGGAGAACAAATTTTGGATGAAAGCTGGGTAAAATACACATCAACACCAACGAATACTTCTAATGGAAAATACGGAGCACAATTTTGGCTAAATGCAGGAGGAAAATTCCGGGACGTTCCTAGAGATATGTTTTATTGCAGTGGTTATCAAGGTCAAATGGTTGCGATTGTTCCATCAAAAGATATGGTAATCGTGAGAATGGGAGTGAGAGAGGGTGATAAAAGTTTTGATTTTAATGGGTTTTTGAAAGATGTCATTTCTTCAGTGAAAAAATAAATTATGAAGAAACTATTTCATCCAATTGTTTTATTAATAATCGGTTTTGTTTTAAATGGATTTGCATGGTCTACTAATATTGGTCATCCATTTAATACGATCTGTTTATTACTTGGATTGGGATTGTTTTTCTTAGGAATTATATTGTCAATAATAAAAATTAAAGATTAATATTTAACTGCAAAGAGCGCAAGGTATAAAAGCGCAAAGTTCGCAAAGCTTAATAAAAAACTTTGCGAACTTTGCGTAACCTTTGTGTCTTTGCGGTAAAACCCGACTACAAATCAAATCCTAAATTCACGCCTAATTTCATGGCAATGATTTTAGTAATTCTTTGTTTTAATTCTGGTATTTTAATGCTTTCGATAACGGCATTTGAGAATGCGTACATCAATAAAGCTTTGGCTTCTTTTTTCGGGATTCCACGAGATTGCATGTAGAACATTGCTGTTTCATCAAGCTGTCCAACTGTACATCCGTGAGAACATTTTACGTCATCTGCAAAAATCTCTAATTGAGGTTTTGCATTGATTGTAGCTTTATCACTCAATAAAATATTGTTGCTTTTTTGGAAAGCGTTTGTTTTTTGAGCTTCTTTTTCAACCAAAACTTTTCCATTGAAAACTCCTGTCGAACGATCAGAGAAAATTCCTTTATAATCTTGGAAACTTTCGCAGTTTGGTTGTGCGTGGTTTACCAAAGTATAATGATCAACGTGCTGTTTGTCATTTAAGATTGAAATTCCGTTTAACGTACTTGTCAATCTTTCGCCAAAATGATAGAAATTCAAATTGTTTCGAGTCAAGTTTCCTCCGAAAGAGAAAGTATGAACAGAAGCATGACTTTCTTGTTGTTGCGAAACATAAGTATTGTCAACTAAATTAGCTTCGCTGTTGTCGTTTTGGATTTTATAATAATCTACAATCGCACGTTTTTGAGCAAAAATCTCTGTAACAGAGTTTGTTAAAACTGGATTTTCATTCAAACTTTGGTGACGCTCAATAATTTGTACATGTGAATTTTCGCCCACAATAATCAAGTTTCTTGGCTGAACCATTAAAGCAGATTCGTTTCCAGTTGAGAAATACATAATCTCAATTGGTTTATCTGCTACTTTTTTCTTCGGAATATTGATAAAAGCGCCTTCAATTGCAAAAGCTGTATTCAATGAAGTCAAGCTATCATCTTTACTTGCAATTTGATTAAAGTACGTATCAATAACCATTTTATATTTTGGTTTGGTTAATGCCGATGACATTAAGCAAACATCGATTCCGTCGTGCGTTGTAGAAGACAAATGCGAACTGAAAACGCCATCGATAAATACTAATTTGTACGTATCAATTTCGTGTAAAAAGTATTTTTTTACCTGATTGAATTCGATTGCATTTTCCTGTTTTGGAAAAACCGTAAAGTCATTTTTTAAGATGGCATTTAGCGATGTATATTTCCAAGCTTCTTCTTTTTTGGTTGGGAAACCTTTATTTTCGAAGTTTTTTAAAGCATTTGTGCGTATGTCATGTAAATCTGAATGTACATCGACACGCTCTTCAAAAGCCATAAAAGACGATACTAATTTTTCTTTTAAATCCATTTTCTTAGTTGTAAGTTATGAGTTATGAGTTATGAGTTTTTGCAAACTGTAAACTGTAACTGTAAACTAGTTTTCTGCTTTAATCCAGTCGTATCCTTTTTCCTCAAGCTCGTAAGCTAATTCTTTTCCACCAGATTTTACGATTCTTCCGTTGTAAAGAACGTGAACGAAATCAGGAACGATATAATCTAATAAACGTTGGTAGTGTGTGATCACAATGATTGCGTTTTTGTCGCTTTTTAATTTGTTCACACCATTTGCAACAATTCTTAAAGCATCGATATCAAGACCAGAATCAGTTTCGTCAAGGATTGCTAATTTTGGCTCTAACATTGCCATTTGGAAAATTTCGTTTCTTTTTTTCTCTCCTCCAGAAAAACCTTCGTTAAGAGAACGAGATAAAAATTTACGGTCAATTTCTAATAATTCAGATTTTTCACGAATTACTTTCAACATTTCGTTAGCTGGCATTTCTTCTTGTCCGTTTGCTTTACGAGTTTCGTTGATAGCAGTTTTCATAAAGTTAGTAACGCTAACTCCAGGAATTTCTACCGGATATTGGAAAGAAAGGAAAACACCTTTATGTGCTCTTTCTTCAGGAGCTAAATCAGCAAGATCTTCTCCGTCAAGAATAACTTCTCCGTCTGTAACTTCATAATTTTCGTTTCCTGCAATAACAGCAGAAAGTGTACTTTTTCCAGAACCGTTTGGTCCCATTATCGCGTGAACTTCCCCAGCTTTAACTTCTATATTAATTCCCTTAAGGATTTCTTTATCACCAATTGCGGCGTGAAGGTTTTTTATTGATAACATTGTTTTTTATTTTATATAAATGTCAATTCTATTTTTGTTGTTTGGTTTAGGATATTGGCATTAAAATGCGCGTGTCCTAAATATTCCATGCCTAAATAATCGGCTGTTTTTTGAAACGGAATGTAAAAACTATCTTCAATTACATTATCGTGTGAATTTGTAATTACTCCGATTTTCTTTCCTCTAAGTTTTCTTCCGGTTTCTTTTTCAATGCGGATTAAATCTGAAATCCTGTCAAAAAAGACCTTCATAATTCCGCTCATATTATACCAATAAATGGGCGTTGCAAAAATTAAAGTATCATACTTTTCGATAATTCCTCTTATCAAAGGCAAAAAATCATCGCCTATATTTTTGCTTTCATAATCATAATAGGAAATAGTATAATCACTTAAATTAATTACATCTATGTTGTGTTCTTTCGAAATTTCGTCCACAATTTTTGTTGTGTTTCCGTTTTTTCTGGAAGAACCTAAAATGATTACTTTTTTATTTTCCATCTTCAAATTATCCTACAGAACCTTCTAAAGAAATCTCTAATAATTTTTGAGCTTCAACCGCAAATTCCATTGGAAGTTTA encodes the following:
- a CDS encoding DUF2480 family protein encodes the protein MEEIINKVANSALEVFDLEDYYPKGMRVQIDISQWLLEGFLLKEKDFREHLKNHDWSQYQDQYVAVHCSTDAIIPAWALILVSVHLAPFAKKVVNGTIEDLDGSLYEEILSKIDYSVYQNKPVIVKGCSRKPVPMRAYILATTYLQPFARSIMYGEACSAVPLYKESKK
- a CDS encoding SUF system Fe-S cluster assembly protein, producing MEQEIDTNELGESIVRILKGIYDPEIPVDIYELGLIYDVMVNTDYEVKILMTLTSPNCPVAESLPREVEEKVKTIEHIKDVEVEITFDPPWSKDLMSEEAKLELGML
- a CDS encoding SufE family protein, whose product is MTIKEIQDEIIDEFSMFDDWMQRYEYIIELGKSLPLIKEEYKTDDNLIKGCQSKVWLQGEQNDDKIVFTADSDAILTKGIIAILIRAFSNQKAKDILEADTDFIDEIGLKEHLSATRANGLVSMIKNIKMYALAFDAKNKN
- a CDS encoding aminotransferase class V-fold PLP-dependent enzyme, which codes for MLDIQKIRADFPILSQTVNGKPLVYFDNGATSQKPQVVIDAEVKYYNEINANIHRGVHTLSQLATDAYEISRGKVKDHINAKHAHEVLFTSGTTHGINLVSNGFASILKPGDEVVVSSLEHHSNIVPWQMLCEKTGAVLKVIPINENGELIIEEFDKLLSDKTKIVTVNHISNALGVINPIKYIIDKAHAVGAAVLIDGAQAVPHLKPNVQELDCDFYAFSGHKMCGPTGTGILYGKEEWLNKLPPYQGGGEMIKEVTFEKTTYADLPHKFEAGTPNIAGGIVLGTAIDYLNEIGFDKIHEYENELLEHATKRLNEIEGIRIYGNTKNKASVVSFNIDGIHPYDVGSIIDKLGIAVRTGHHCAQPIMNFFCIPGTIRASFSFYNTKEEIDAMVDAVKKAQTMLS
- a CDS encoding serine hydrolase domain-containing protein, encoding MKKFLKVLLLVVVLAFLYFGFTTYPKLDLISGFSAKSVASGHFIDNRSLDLIQKTDNDIDMIDLAKNSIDDAGKFAVSSVYGLKERKAIYREGLGATLINDNFDISKPYLLPKRTKLENNLPFPYGNNEPKDSAFVNVDYSELKKAVENAFDKTGGRIKRTRAVVVLYKDHLIAEKYDTGFNKDSKILGWSMTKSITSSAFGVLTKQGKIDIYKPAPVAEWKNDERKNITLNDLLHMNSGLEWEENYSTICDATKMLFQAEDMGKVQLEKPAQFKPNTHWNYSSGTTNLLSLILRRQFKTQQEYLDFWYSAVIDKIGMNSMIVEQDMSGTFVGSSYGWATPRDWSKFGLLYLHKGNWNGEQILDESWVKYTSTPTNTSNGKYGAQFWLNAGGKFRDVPRDMFYCSGYQGQMVAIVPSKDMVIVRMGVREGDKSFDFNGFLKDVISSVKK
- the sufD gene encoding Fe-S cluster assembly protein SufD; this translates as MDLKEKLVSSFMAFEERVDVHSDLHDIRTNALKNFENKGFPTKKEEAWKYTSLNAILKNDFTVFPKQENAIEFNQVKKYFLHEIDTYKLVFIDGVFSSHLSSTTHDGIDVCLMSSALTKPKYKMVIDTYFNQIASKDDSLTSLNTAFAIEGAFINIPKKKVADKPIEIMYFSTGNESALMVQPRNLIIVGENSHVQIIERHQSLNENPVLTNSVTEIFAQKRAIVDYYKIQNDNSEANLVDNTYVSQQQESHASVHTFSFGGNLTRNNLNFYHFGERLTSTLNGISILNDKQHVDHYTLVNHAQPNCESFQDYKGIFSDRSTGVFNGKVLVEKEAQKTNAFQKSNNILLSDKATINAKPQLEIFADDVKCSHGCTVGQLDETAMFYMQSRGIPKKEAKALLMYAFSNAVIESIKIPELKQRITKIIAMKLGVNLGFDL
- the sufC gene encoding Fe-S cluster assembly ATPase SufC, which translates into the protein MLSIKNLHAAIGDKEILKGINIEVKAGEVHAIMGPNGSGKSTLSAVIAGNENYEVTDGEVILDGEDLADLAPEERAHKGVFLSFQYPVEIPGVSVTNFMKTAINETRKANGQEEMPANEMLKVIREKSELLEIDRKFLSRSLNEGFSGGEKKRNEIFQMAMLEPKLAILDETDSGLDIDALRIVANGVNKLKSDKNAIIVITHYQRLLDYIVPDFVHVLYNGRIVKSGGKELAYELEEKGYDWIKAEN
- a CDS encoding flavodoxin family protein; this encodes MENKKVIILGSSRKNGNTTKIVDEISKEHNIDVINLSDYTISYYDYESKNIGDDFLPLIRGIIEKYDTLIFATPIYWYNMSGIMKVFFDRISDLIRIEKETGRKLRGKKIGVITNSHDNVIEDSFYIPFQKTADYLGMEYLGHAHFNANILNQTTKIELTFI